The genomic DNA atatagtaaaaatatattttttgtatatgattgacatatatattttatacatgctaaacatatacggactcgcatatgataaatattatattttttaatataaaaaaaaatatcagaaaatatagttaaattggccagatatattttctgatatttatcatatatttttacatatatttcgaccatatgttattttcatacgggtttCTAAAATAATCAGCTCTGGGtttaaaacaaaactttttttttgaaaactgttATCTGAAATTggatgaaatataattttttacgctGCTTCACTCAAATAAATGTTTGCAAAACCGGGGCATGATGAACCACTTCCccgatttaataaaaaaaaaaatttgccaaAAGTTATTTCgagattttcatttattagaaaattgtgagcgaaaaaaaatatccaggGTAAGATGAGAcacttaaaaaatctaaaaaaattagtttttttttatcaaaaaaaatttgagtgataattttttcgggGGAAAGAtggttggaaattttttttttcaaataatttagagGCTGGTCCCAGAATCCCGTGTTCCCaaaatgaacaataaataaaaataatctaaaaaaaaatcaactaaagttttataaaaataataactttgtctatttataaaatagtCCAAAGATAttacgataaaataaattaaaatcctgCTTTAGAAAGGTCATAAAATAACTTAATATCAAATAGAATTtatgttataaaataactgtACAGTTGACAAAGTTCCgttgatatttaatatttataaaacataataaataataaataaacgtaagaattttttttctttaaaaatatgcatatatGTGGTATTGtgtaataaaaacaatgaaacAAAATGGTGAGAAAATCTAAACGTAATAAATAGTTACAAAGTGTCCATTCCAGGAGCTTTCTATTTAAAGTGGTATTTTTCTCCACACAAAATTGACATGAAATGGGCGTATGATAtgacttttaaaaatgtaatgaCCTGGAACGGCGTTCGGAAACTGATAATAGTCCTATTGGAAAAAACACATTGATCAGAAATTTATCCGAGAATAAAGTAGTAGATTTAAAGAGAATCGTATCAAGATCTTGGAAATTCTCAATAGATCGTTTAAGATCTATCTTTACCAAACATGGCAATCCAACTTCTGATGCTTGAATAAGAATAAAGTGATCGCGTGATAGACGTTGAACAAACTGATATCAACAATCTCGACTTAACCTGATTCTTCAGTTACAATTTCagtttcattttcatttttagttttatttttacaacatttacatatatatttacctcTATCCTTCACTCTACTActctttcattaaataaatttaataaatttatcaagttaCGCTCTCTGCAATCAACCAAAAGTGTATCTATGTTTATACAAACgtctaatttgaattttatcctCACAAATTAACATCTCGAgctattaaatactttttattaatccaatagttttaaattatacgtcaatcaaaaataaatattcaaattatttaactctctaataaaagttttgaatttttttcacaatcgattattttaaattacgatagtttttttttatttaataataaataactttcaGAAACATTTACAGGAACTGATTGAGAGAAATGGaaccaataatttaatgagTTCAATTTATAGTGGCTATTAATTATTCCATAACTCAGTTCAGTTTTTCAggcaaagttttttttttttgtaaattcatttttttatttatttataaccgagagaaaaaaaattttttcacaaaatagACTCGTTtggacggaaaaaaatgatgctcaaaattttaatagtttgtagtttatttttgacttaaaattaattcttgcgccaagaaattctttttttctgtgtatgtgtttattgcgttgtatacaatctttgaaaattcaaacaattttttttacagtgtatgccataaattaatttactgtcactaataagtcacgtatttatatacctaaaagtaataatatttagttactttttgaaataattgatagtagtttttaggaatctacaaaaattagtaaactactttgcattaagtacataatagtactaattattgataacagattCTACTTTTTACTATcacttatcaatttttaatattctattttttccgtgtaagaattttaaaatttaataatttttcaattaaaaaaaaaaatgtcgagaataatttattattctcacggattaaaaagtaaaaaaagagaaaagagaaggaatagaataaaaaaaagtgtgaaTTCACAAGTGAAAAATAGCGTTATATAAATGAGATGTTTTCATCGCGATACAGACATAACTAAAATGAAACCGCAGGCACAGCGTGTTAAAATCTATTTGATACATATATACGTTTCTatattgtacatatatatccatatatatatatgaatcgTAGATTTACATGGAAAATTAAACAGAGCACGAAATGCATTTCTACGCGCATTATTGCCTTTCCGAGGATTAACAATTACATATTGTGGtgaccaaaataaaaaaaaaaccatccAAGtatggaaatatatataaaaaaattcattcaacaCATTGTTTCATATGTGAACGTCGGTTATAACGCTTGTCTGAACCGGAAGTGTTCCATTTAGTGGGTCAGTGTTGAATTATATATATCATCTACTCATGTAAACATTCTAATAATTCACGAACTAGATTACccaattatgattataattataaatagtaaataatagatattaattaaacgTCAATGAAGGTCAGAttcaaaaatatcttttattaaacagtttaaatttctccattaattaaatacatataaatatatgttttgaAATCCCTCAATATCCTATGAACGGAGCCAGTTATTTGCTTTTAGCTTGAcgttttaatattatttaacattaatttGTACAGATCTAAAATTACGAAACTGGGCTATGCAAACCTGCTCCATTTCTCAACCGAGATACGGCTCTTTGTCGTAAGTTTATAAAGGCACGATGTACACAATAAACCTTGAGGATAGATGTATAGTCTTTCCATGTAAATAGAGACTTACctgaaacatttaaaatttaaatattattattattttattagttcaaCCTCtcttaattattcaataaacgAAATTAGACATAACATTAATTTTCCTAAAGCTCTAAATAATCcccaatttttttgaaattcaaatttaatagtCTGGGTTCGATTACCAGTTCGGACTATCCGATTATTTTTCTCGGCTTTTCTGTTCATTGAAAAGATCCCTTCCTTATCCTTCCTAATCCTCTCCTATCCTTAATCTGAAAATGTTGGAACATTTCACGTCTATACTctcgtgtgtgtgtgtgtgtgtgtgcgtgtgtatgtgtgtgcatgaACACATACTTTCCTACTTTACagcattttttaatataatttaaagtaaattaaagCTATAGCCGAAAAGTCAGTGcccatatgaaaaaaaatatatatcagaaTATATGAATGATACTCAAATTAGTCGTCTagcaatttttggattttttttaaataacaaaatataaaaaaaattatttttaaaaaaattgcacatatagtttttaaaattttctacatgtgcgtatttttattattttttttttttaattgattcgttgaaaaaaatccaaaaacttttaattgtcTACCAACTCTAGGATCACATGtatgagacatatatttttatatatgtcgCGTTGATGCGGTTTGGCTtggatatatatagatatatatttttttgcagtaGTGGGCTTACCGCTCGAATTTGGTAACTGAGCAGTcatgggttcgaatcccagtgTCAGCCAAAAAATCAGTTCTTCGAGATTTGGCCCGCCACTGAACTTTCAAAATCCCAAAGTCCGCAACTTTGCAACAGTTTATATTCGCTAATGACCCCGGGAGTTAAAAAGCgacttcaaataaataaaaaagaaaaaaaaatcaataattgttcacttcaataaattaataatcaacgCACACCTCAAAGTGCGcgcgaataatttttaaaaaattaaattttaatttagtaaataaatgcgatcaataataataatttaaaatttaaaaaaatttataaattcaaaaaagtgcaatggaaattttattttgtgaagaGCGAAGAAAAGTGTCTGAATAATCCATGAAGTAATATATCAAAAGTCGCGTAGTGTGACGGGTCgatatctcaaaaatttttttttattcattatttcgCGGGCCATTCGCGAGATATCGAACGACATGACCTCAttcagtatttaaaaaaaatatcggtaTCTCAGTTTAGTCTCGAGTATCGATAGCAGCTCTCTGATACTGCAAATAAAAGTTCTGGATCGTATTAGGAGCGGGAATATAAAATAAGCAGGAATAGGTATAGGAATTTATAGCCGATTCAGTGCGACAGTAGTGTTATCTGTCGGTAAATTCACAACCCAGTGTCGTCTGCATACAACTCTTTTACCTTTTACTAATACACGTGTGACAGTACAAACGCGAAAAGTGCACGTGTGCTATCAATAGGCCATTTGTTTAACTCTTAATGCGTTAGATTTTACAAATTGATAACAAATGTCCACATAAACCTGCatcacatatttatatatatataaatatacatatacatctaCATTTGTTTATCATTACGTCagcaaatatattttttagctcGCCTTCAATAGCTCGTGGCGCCATCGCGAACACGTGTTCATTTTTATGCGCATGCGCAACTTAAATTGATCACGGGAATCACACGTTTgtattttttctcgatattCAATTGCAGAAAAGTGTcagcaaattaaaaattattcgtgtaatcattttttaaaaattattaagaaaaaaaaactgctgACCGGCATAATTTTGGTTGCAAAAATTACCAGGTAGttgctaaataaaaatttaaattgagcaATACTATTAAGAATTCCTCaagtaataaacaattaatatattttgaaatgaataattaaataattgattttaaataatatgtttATTGGCAATAGATCTCTCAGCACAGCTTTTACGATTGTGCATTAGCTCGGTAACCTTGACATTTCGTGCGACGCGTGCTCACGTTTATTTTAGAAAGGAATATACCATACACCAGTAGAGCAAAGAAGTTAAAAGAACGGTACTTTAACAGATAAATCGAGCTTACTCTTGTATAGATCAGTATTGAGACCGGTAACTTTGATCTGCACGCCcttttgaactttaaactcCGACCAAGGAAATTATTGATTTCGATCCTTATTACATACATCacttttaatatatatctTTATTTAAAACGCATTAATAAAGCCGAcgttaataaatttcattgggttgattattaattttcaaattaatgaataaatttaaaatatttaaatttaataattattttttgagtgaCGCGAAAAAACCCCTTGCATCTGaggtaaagtattttttaaaattttatattttatttataagagaTATCGATATCATGTAAATGATCTTTAATCGATATTTTGattgaacaaataaaaaatcattttaatgagaataaaataatcagaatTCAAATCTTGATCTCTCAAGAAGTTTTAACGAAGACAGGTGAAGTAAACAGGTTATAGAAAGAGGGGAAGGGGGACTAAATGGGCCCCAtaaatggttttttaaaaaatgtacacAAGGACTACACAAATTTTACAGGGAAATATGGACCGCAAAAAATTGCCTacgcaattaatttaaaatttttttcgcgacTTATTTTGCCCcgcattgaaaaataaatttgaatctctattttcaaatactttggcgccaaaaataaatttaaattttttaattttttaaaagactccattttgccccgcattgaaaaataaatttgaatctctatttttaaataatttggcgccaaaaataaatttaaattttttaatttttccaagaCTCCATTTTGCTCcgcattgaaaaataaatttgaatctttattttcaaatactctggcgccaaaaataaattaaaattttttaattttttcaaagactCCATTTTGcccaccccccccccccctgccaattaaaaaatttttcatttatttgctacaaaaaaagaagcaaaaaaaaaaatgctcatgaaatttttttctccggcAGCCCAGTTTTCCCTCTCCccttatttttgtaaaatatttatagaaataaattacaagtaaCTCGTTTTCACGGTAAATAGGTTTTAACGAGCTACCTTTTGCAAACACAAGAACCGCCTTGGACTTCGTACTTCGTGAAGTACAGAGACATAAAAAATGACCAACGAGGCATGTCACATTTCAATTGGGCTGTCGGTAATTCAAACTACCACGTGCTACGCACTGGATGTTTTCCTTACATCAAGTACCACTGTACGAAACGCCCGAAACAGGACCTCACACTCGATGACAGATTCTTCAAGGCTATCAAGATAATAAACCTTGGTATATTgacaagataaatttttattattttattatatttaattcaatatatTGCCCTTTATTACCACACAGGAATTCCTACTCTGCTTTATGGACTCGCTGCTATCTATTTAATACGGCATCAAGAGCCTGTCAAGACTTCGCGAGGTCAagtctttatatattttttacttcccGAAGACAAGGGATCAAGATATTGAAATACTGAGactgaatattatttttaaccaactttaaatttcttaactaattgaatgttatttttcatcctaatcaattttgttaaaatattcaaaattttttatgccactgtattaaataataatattttacatgattaaaaatatatatgtatagttttttttatttttaatagcccGTGGAATCAATTCGGGGCGGAGTTACAGACTGTATAAATCTAACGACAATTAATTCTTAAAGATTTCACTCCAGGGCGTCACTTGGAGCCTAAcacatatttattaactatctCGGTTATTTATCGatcacatttattatttacaattttattattttgtaattaaaccTACTTTATTCACTAACGTCACTGAGCTTAATTATACTGCAGGAATGTCGcgttgtttgaaaaaatttcgaaaatcccCGGGCAAAATAgacaacaattttaaaaaaataattttttttttgtttaaaaacttttattctcGATGTCTCGAGGCTGATTGGGGTCAGTTGATCATCCTGGCAgcgaaactttttttaattttgcaaGTAAAGGAAAACTGCCAGTCAACTTGAATCATGATTTCGAATTACCggaaatacaaattttttgtcttattttGTCCAGAGtttctaagaaatttttttaaaaaaattatcttgactATGTAAAGAAAGAAGGGCAAAATAggccatacaaaaaaaagttttttttttttttttcaaaattatattttaattcaaatctactttttttacaattattcttaatttaaaaaaaaaattgtattttttaaagactGGCCCATCTtgctccatttttttttacatctaaaaacttatttttttcaaaattattttttaaattcaaatctacactttttacaattatttcttatttaaaaaaaaaaaaattattttctggggactggtccattttaccttaactttttttttcacacctaaaaattaactttttccaagtatatttttaaaattttaatctactCTTTGCAAATATCCCTAATttcttaaaacaaaatttttactttctggagagtggtccattttaccccaaattttttttttacgccaactaaaaatttatctttctcAACTTTAagtagaagtaaaaaaaagtaagattTCTTAGATCTGAGTTTATTAAAGTCTATTATTCCCTTATTATTTCTTCcctattacaaaaataaaaggttttaatttattgttagaaaataattaaattcatagcTAAAGTTTCTAAAGTACCAAGCGCACCCAAGTAATTTCAATAGGAACAATATTAATCAAGTTTTTGTCtcaaagtaacttttgagttAATAGATGGTAAATTGTAATTGAGAGAAATGAAATTTACAATTACGCGCGGTCGATGTGCATAAGAAAAGGAAATAGAGTATTTCTCATGACTATATAACGGTGGATTAATAAATCCCAAGGAATAATACTTTtacagataataataatgatgccaacatgatattaaataatacgagtattataaaatcattaaattcttctgttgtaaattaattaaaacctacattatttataaacataaatgTGCTATTAAATGAATTGAGAGCTTGCCCGCGAATCGTGTGTCCGCGTAATTAAATTGTgggtgtaaaaatatataggctatccatatatttatataaatatgttattatactattacttatttttattgtgtgaattttataaataaatgcaaatttaaaaaatctgaagTTACGAAATTCCCGcgcattaaaattatgtaaagactttttaaatcaggtaagttaattttttacttaaagaGATATCGAGGCAAGAgttacattattaaaaaataaaataaatatttatttaaaataatttttttttctgccagTGACTTCCGTAAAATGTttaagcaaaaaatgttaagataTAATTAACACAACTGACAAGTGACTTTCACCATTTTGTATAAACACGCATCTAACTTTCGCTTGTTCAACGTTTTAATGTTATCTCTTACATTAATTActgatattatatattttattaaattaatatatgcGACATTTTCAGTgaaaactattattttatcttttatcaatattttctttttaattattattattatttattaattaacaacgAGAATTATCTACGCTCGCGTCACGCGCGATAATTTTAAACTCCTttcgttaaattatttttaagtaattgtTAATCGcttttaaaactcaattaattttcaaagtatttatttttctttttttagttt from Microplitis mediator isolate UGA2020A chromosome 7, iyMicMedi2.1, whole genome shotgun sequence includes the following:
- the LOC130672333 gene encoding uncharacterized protein C15orf61 homolog isoform X1, with the translated sequence MNKFKIFKFNNYFLSDAKKPLASEVLTSYLLQTQEPPWTSYFVKYRDIKNDQRGMSHFNWAVGNSNYHVLRTGCFPYIKYHCTKRPKQDLTLDDRFFKAIKIINLGIPTLLYGLAAIYLIRHQEPVKTSRGQVFIYFLLPEDKGSRY
- the LOC130672333 gene encoding uncharacterized protein C15orf61 homolog isoform X2 is translated as MSHFNWAVGNSNYHVLRTGCFPYIKYHCTKRPKQDLTLDDRFFKAIKIINLGIPTLLYGLAAIYLIRHQEPVKTSRGQVFIYFLLPEDKGSRY